ttttggtgtaaacattcacataatattgtctTCTAATAAAGTCGGAACAGTATGGTGTTCCGCCGTTATGGAACATTcagcagatgatctggtgcaaaattTCCACAATATGGGGAGAATGTTACAGAATATTCCACAAGCATGCCATCTATGATGTTACCTCaaaaatattagctaacatcccaggaactTTTTCATGCAGAACATTAGTGGggtgtaactgtgtagacaatttctaGCATTTTGATATTTCAGAGAATGTTCCTCTAATGAATTGCGTACAACGTTATGataatgtaccgagcataaccgtccacaatatttttttcctcaagctatacaacattccacCAACATTACATCTCCGAAGCAACCTAATGTTTCTATAATGTACCATGCTTAACCTTCACGTAGCATCTCTTCTCAAGGCTGACGAacattcaacaaatattgcaccttagatatatacgaaggctattactagattattcttaaaataatctttgtgagCATCTCAATGGTTAGGGTATGGTTTCGAAACTGTATATTTTGGTGCAACCGGttgcatgatataataacaaaaaataatatgaaacacaataaaaaatatagctataaaatgactaaactctATGTATAGTTTCATCATCAAaacatgacagaaaaataccacaacatttacaccagaataaattatatatcaataattCACGAAGACAAACAAGCAAAGCTATgatcatatttgtgaataatgctACAGTCCACCCAATGGTTTACCACATTATACTAAAGTTATTCCAGCTCGTCCTTGGATTGTGGTGGCGAAGGCTGTTCTTTCATCCAACAATTCAGATtacagtacaatccttcaaGGCCTGAATTGTGAAGGAGCATTTATATTAGCAGATGAGAACTGCTAGAGAGCACAGAATACAAACAAAGTAAATATGAGTATAAAGTAAATATGGCAACAACCTGTTAACAAAGCAATTATGAACATCGAGGTTGATCTGCCACATCACAGTGTCATTTGCTAGATACATGAAATAGTACCAGCAATACTTTTCTTTCCATATCACTATTTGTGGGCACTCTATTATAAGGTAATATTATCCACTCATTCAAGTTTTTGGAATCGCGGTTCCTCATAATAGGCATAGCTGGATACAAGAGTGCATAACCAccatattttcaaaaatcatcctaatcagctttttatttattgGCTTCATAACTGAGCTTCCTATAAGGCTGCAAATTAATATtggcatattatgaaaaatgcaCAAGCATATCATATTTAGGGTTGCCCTAATAGTAAGTTTCTTCAGAAGCAACTGGTGTCCTAGTTGCATTGTTCTTATgctgaattatcattttaataatttgaaatttaaaaaagagtttTGTTGTAAAATAGCAATGCGGTAAATTAATTAGTAAGTCTCATGTAGCCAAAAACAATAATTTGGACATATCCattacaaaataataacaaactgtATGCTAACAACTCTGTAATAGTCGAGCTATTCACTTGGAGGAAACCATTCTGATGAGGCGCTATGTGTGCAAACAGCTACGCAGGTAAATGAGAAGCACTGCTAATGCTATTGCAGATTGTTCAGAAGCTTTAGGAAATGCAGTGCAGatatttaatgtaaaattaaaattaaaggataagattttgtaagttttagttgatCTAGAAGTATGCGAGCAGCCTGCCTTTTCAATTTCCTTTATAGGCTTGTTTGAATTAGCGTGGAcattcttttaaaaatacatagttGGCCACTGTTGAACACTTCATTGCATATATGCAAGGCTAAGGAAGACAAATTGAAATTGGGTTGCAGCATAGAGGTAAAGGGAAACAGCTGTTGCCCCCTGCATATTGTCAAATTCTTCAACCATACCTATCTTATATCACAATcaaatagctgaaaatcatgtcataaaaagagaaaaggaAATTACATCGCACTACTAGCTCTAAGTTAGAGTTTTGGTATAAAGCCAGCACGAttctcaacctaacatgcttatCACAAGTTCTACATAATCTAACACAAAGCAAACTATCAAGAGTTGCTTTCTTAAttatgcacatgtgcacacaagtCTTAGATTTTCATATTTACTCGGCGTAAAATTCTGAAGCACCAAATAGTTAGTGTTTAAATGTGCTTCCAATCTGCCAAAAAAAATCCACGTTTTGTACTACGgcatttttaaacttgaaactaaCGTTTCaactttcaataacaaaaaacaGTTAAATGGAGATTAATTATAGATCTATTGTAAATTCCAGAGTACAAGTCAAGATCTGAAGTTTGGTTCGAAAATtctggttttgacatgtacaATCCGTAACCTCTTCCATGGCCCAAATCTTTTATTCGCTAATAGTTCAATCGGGATCAGAGGCGGGCAATGCGTAGCTGaggaaatggcattcaaaaacGCCATTAGTAAAAATGCCTTTTTGGAGCCGTCGAGAATACTACAATTAACAAAAGACTGAGAGAAGCATGTTATAGTGAAGATCACGGGGCACAAAAAAACAGCACTTCACCAACATATTGGCTCACCTCCATACAAGAATGAAACCGCTACATCTGATAATATGTATTCAACAGAGTAGCAATGCCGCAAGACAGACTTCTGTCAGGAATcgtgattcatgtacaagaaaaaggtGTGAATGCCCAATAGCGAATGTTTCAAATGGATTACCGAAGTGTGGCCTTGTAGGCAGATACTatgaaaataaacataaacttcaaaaaatacCACGTAATTCCAGAAGAGAATCTTGGCAATGACAATTCGAATGGTGAATAATGGGGACCTGGTTTTCCAATCAGCTCACATTGAGTAAGATTACTAGTATTTCACtactttataaataaattcctatatgtgatatcatgtaattttgatttgcaacggtttttgaaattgaattttactagaaatcgTGCCATGAATTACATTACCGTCATATTTTTGTGCAGACACAGCGGCAATActttttaaattcatgaaaGAAACGAAGTCACGGTTGGGATTTAAATACAAATGCTCTATGGTAACATCTTCTAGCACAGCGAGCTGGAAGCTTGTAGGTGTAGCATAAAAACACACTGGCCACTGTGCGAGGCGACATTGCATTAGAAGGACTGGTCTTATGTACCGCATATAATATGGTATGTGTACCGAATTTGATATGATTGTCACGACGTTAGGGGCTTAGCgcacaaataaacaaacattcCATGTAGCTGAACTAAAGCATATGGATAACATATTAGTTAGCCTACAACATGCATTATAAAGACACAGACATGGAAAATTTGCAATAGTGATGgaaaaatgcaagaaatatgCCTAGATCTCACCTGTCCCACGATTCTTGATACCGATTCAATTGGTTGTGGAGAATTCACTGTTGATCCGAATCTGTGTATGGTTGGAAAATTGACCATAGTACAGGTGATTGACTAGAAAGCGATTAGATGATTAGTTGCAAAGATAATGGCCAGATCTTGTGAGATTCATTcttaaaaattgcaaacaaaccACATTAGAGATCTTGCAAACAACGAATCGAATCGATaaactatctacatgtatatggtaatGAATCAGATGGACTTGGACTGAGGTTGAACCGATAACCCTGTAGTTGCAAACCCTAAATCTGACCACTGAAAACTTTTGGTAggtcactactaatattgctcAATATTTAGTAGTAATAGAAGTTTAGTAGCTAAGTGACTAACAAACATGTCTTTACTAATTTGATATGCGTAAAGATCTTCATCTTTATAAAACtttggagacaaaaataatGGCATAGAAAAAATTCTTCAAATTAAGTTTAGGAAATGGCATTCGAACTTGTATCAGAGTTTGTCACATCAgagttgtcttttttattttatagcagtcaaaaactattaaaggttgacttgcaacaaaattcacattagagttatttggtatcagaggattcaccatgttttactctgttgtgttgttgtaggtgccaaatatgtggaaacgtgattacaagctcttgaaagctcaaaaacgaacagttaatcgcagctacacaagaccaccgtagtttggattctttttcaaaaatggctcaaatgtgacgtaattgtgagagatggtttctgtttacactttcatgcaatcttattcgtcgaaatattttcacaaacatgcttcacgcattcaataaaaccatgtctatcgttcttacgcgtctatttcattggcatcgtaatgctgccactttgagcactgatatttcaaaacctactataaaaatctgtttaattttttaatcttagcttgaacgattgcatatcattctctgataaacatgatgagcctgttggtcacctgtgataatcgaaaagtgctgcaaaaattatttgcgaagtattgggtcacatgaacagattacgacttgccgattagaccaggccgaaacaaaactgcaaagtagGGAGCATCTATGATCAtagcgctgtcatatggaaaccaggttTTAATGACACTGTGACTTACTGTGAAAAAGTTGTCATTGGCTACTCAAATAAAATGTCGGCCTTGAAAAAATGTTTCTCTTTGGACTATATCGGTCTCAGGCTTGTTTGCTCTGTTCACATGATACGATTTTCGGTCAGTAGAAAAACCGGTCAGAGAATTGACCCAAAATCGGCTGCTGTGAGCGCAGCTTTGGTCTGTTATATTTAGCTTTCTGCTTTTAGGAGGAAACTTGTAGTTTGCAGAAGCGATAACGAATATTGTTTGTTGGTGACATCATATATCTGCTCTAGTAGGGCAGTGGTGTCAGGTTTAATGCTTATTAGTTTGTTGTAGGAGCTTAATAGAAACTGATGGCTTTTTTTCTTCTCTAGAGGGTATTCTCAGTAGAAGCATGTATctgattttagtttatttttggcAATTGTTTCCAGTTCTAATTTATTGCAGCTGCAGTGGTAGTGTCtctgcctttgaattttgagctAATATAATCGTGCAGTGTGGTGCCATTTCTATGTCATCAGTCAACTATTCAATTGACAAGTTCATTACTGAAGCAGCATGTTTGTGGTGGTCGTAGATAGTAGCTTGTGGTTTTGCGGCCAGCAACTTTCTGACAGCAAATTATTTCCagcaaaactgttgaaaatttGAGTGCATTGATTTTAACAATATACATCATATAATAACCGCAAGTACACCCCTAACTTCATACTATACTCCACACAAGTTGCTTGTAAAGCTGCGAATCTTATAACTGAATATTGTAAGATGGCAGATCTCTTTCATGAGTATTTCTAATGTGTCCTCAAAAATCTGGTTAATCAGTGATTGGCTTGGtttgctgagcattagtatCTTTGTCAGATTTATTATTGTTGGCATAGGCCTAAAATCCtcaattgctttatttattttctctataaaacatgttataatgGAACTCTATTCATAACAACCCAAAGGTAgacaaatgtattttattttataattttacaagtAATAGCACTATGATTCTCCGTCTGAACTTATTAGCATGCTGGACTTCGTAGATGACATCAAAATCTGCAAGCAAACACATTAACAATCAAATATATTACAGAATAACGCTTTAAATAGAATATTGTGTTCTAAAAATGGTAACTATCCCTGTTGCTAAATTCTCACCTAATTTTTTGGATCAGCTTTAAAATGGTTTTTTTGCTAGAAAAACAGCAATACTGTTTGTAGTGCTTTTTGATTCAAATTAACTAGCCCATGTTTATTACATTTACTGTGACGAGCATGCTCACTGATCATCACTTACAACTCTACTACATGCCATTCAGTCACCTAAATGCTGAGTATTATTTAAAGTCGTATGTCAACCAGCTTTACGGATGCAAAGCTTTTAcctgaatttaataatatttttaaaagttattgcTGTTAAATGTAAGTGGTGGGTACAATGGCTTGTTTGGAAACTTTCGAGAAATTCTGGCACATTATTCTGATGTCACTCGTGAGAAGATACTGAGACTTAccaaaatttgttaaaaatagcATTCTTTGCAATTGTGGTATCcaattaaaacttgattttgatgacacagatggctcctgcccctacttctctcatctaaaccaAGAAAAAGTCATGTAGAAAGTgacgatgacttccatgatGATTTGGAGTCAAGCGAACAGCTGGAAATCGAACTGTCAAAGTCTGGCTCGGACATAGTGGAGAGcatcggtaggtaaatatgaccaatatatccaggttttctacaaaacaaaagaTGTGGCAAACATGGCAGCTTTGCTGCATATGCTAAACTGCATGGCTGCTCATATTACGGTACATAATttggttatatacatgtattttggtattagctacgttcacttattgttagtgtatagagcagatatacagaaagcagagtggcttgaaaCTGCTTGAGTGGCTTGATACTGCAGCAGATCAGTGAAAtatagttaaatttattttatagttgatacatatgctttttataataatattaacatatgatatttatttagcaggttatgtggaacggagcttaaaactcaactgcaatgactgcaccaaCTTTATAGCTTCCTGTCCAGATTTACGCACCAGGGATGATGcgatactaatcagtgtaaaagatagaggtggtctgtttacacctcatcttgtcatcacaaagatatgtctaggctcagaactgAGCATATGGCAGTGTGTCGACTTACcaggaatcactgcagacatacacaagctggtggtcaTTAAGActctttcatcggttttacaAAGCACTTTGCATCAGGAATTTCCATGCTCAATCCACAGCGCAGCACAACGTTAGTTCAAAATATCACCTCCAGATATTTCAGGATAATAACTCATcaggaggctacaaaggtagcagctaacaaaagTAATCTCAGATCAAGGCTCAGCTGAatggtcgtctttagtcatgtcTAGCCTTTCacaatatgtctagaaaagtaTACCATTTATCGCTTGTTTTCTACGAATttgctgatgctgtttgcataacacccaagacccaacatttatattcggAGCAGACTGCAATCAGTGTATGATGTACCGGtatgtatgcatttgaaatcagtttgtacacctagctacctgacatgttagcccatagcatagggcaaaattgataatttttcaatattttttggaatacatgtacatcaatatACACTTTTAATCGCACTTTTCacatgaaatattcaactttatgtttacaaatttgcagggtagaaAATATGTAGTGTATAAGCTTTTtatctaaaatttgaaacaaatatcatgtgtactttagtagttatgtcaaattacatgtagcaacaaaaatgtctcttgattctttcagtgtaaacaatgatgactcacttgcctgacgagctgcaagtgaacaaagcaatgcCGTTCTGCCACAAAGCATgcggctatttatgtaggacaccaCGGCTTTGCATTGCCCAGTTTCGTATACCCTATAGCAGGAGTTCCCAACCTTTTATACTATGTTCCCCCTAGACATGTTCAGAAATTTGAATTCCCCCAACATATACTACATggctaaaaacaaaaactaatacaaattataatgaGACTTTATTGTACATGTGCAAACACATaacgaaatattttttatacaacATGTTTTTATGTAATTATTGAGATTTCAGTTGCCGCTCATGTGGGCACAGTACTTCAATGCGAGGCTTCGTTTCGGACAGAGCACAGCGCAGATCATCTTGTGCCATCAATCGATTACGAGCTTTCGACTTAATGGTAAGTAATGTTGAGAAGCCTGACTCACACAGATATGTAGTCACAAATGGCAGCAGTTTGTGGAGTGCAATTTTCGCTACCTTGGGATAACATGCGCTCATTGTTGGCCAAAAGTCAGCAATTGACATTGTTCCAAATGAAAGTTTTGCAGCCGAGTAAAATTTTAACTCTAGAAACTCATCCTGACAGTCATCTGGTACCATGTTGACTTCACACTGAAATGGATTGATGGTCAGATCCAAGTCTTCCCTAGGTATTTCAGGGAAATATCTTTTGAACTCTGTGTGAATGTGTTCTAGATGTTTTGCAATCTCATCCTGGATTTCAGCAGGAAGAGCCAAGTTGCCACTGTCCAGCAAGTTGTTTAAGCTTTCAAACATTGCAATGTTTCCACAGCAGACTTTCCTCTTCCAGTTCATCAGCTTTGCTTGAAAAGCATTCAGCTGGTTGATAAATCTGATCATGTCAGTATTAGGACCCTGCATCTTCAGATTTAGTGGATTAAACTGCTCAAAAATATCTACTAGATATGCGATCTGAATAATCCAGTTGTTTTCTGTGAGATGCTTATGGAAACTCTCTTTTCCTTGTTGCTCAGTAAACAATATCAGTTCATTTCAGAGGCTGAAAACTCGAGCTGTGACATTACCTCTTGATAACCAACAAACATTTGTGCGATACAAAAGTGTTTGGTGCTCAGCATCCATGTCTTTGCAATGTACCTTAAATAGCCTTGTGTGCAGTTCATTGCTCTTTATGTAGTTAACTAATTCGATTATCTCCTGTGAGACAATGGAGAGAGAGATGAAGGAAGGGTTCTAACTGCCAGTGCATGCCGGTGCAGCATACAGTGAGTGCTCTTTACATTAGGTGACACTTTTTTCACAAGAGTTTGAAAGCCTGATCTTGTGCCTAGCATAGCTGGTGCCACATCTGTACAACAGCCAATAACATTTTCCCATTTTAGATCTACTTCATCAAAAAAGTTGGAGACAACATCAAAAATGTCTTTAGCTTTGGTTGTGGCTTCCAGAGGTACACAAAACAGAAATTCCTCTTTTATTTCTTCATTATGTACATAGCAGGCATACACCATTAATTTTGAGCAAGAAGCTACATCAGTTGACTCATCCAGCTGAATAGCAAAGAGCCCAAATGGAGATAACTTTATTTGCTGGACAACctgatttttaatgtcattgGCCATGTTGCTAATCTTTCTCTGCACTGTGTTATTCAGCAAAGACACTGCAGCCAGCTTCTTCTCAGCCTCCTTTCTTAATATAAGTTCCGCCATCATCAGTATACATGGCTTTATTAAATCTTCTCCGATGGTATGTGGCTTTTTTCTGGTTAGCAATTTCATACGCTACCTTGTACGAGGCCTCCAGTAGTTTGGAGTTTGATTCATGAAAAGCCACACTCGTGTCTAGCCTCATCTGCTTGAGCTGTTTTCCATGTCgctcaaaaaagttttgatcCTTTGCTGTATGTTGGGAATGTACTGCAGAGAGATGATGCTTCAATTTGTTAGGTCGCATTGAATCATTGCCCAATACTTTCATGCATAACACACATTGTGGCTTTTCTTCACCATTGCTAACAAGACATTGAAATCCATATTGCATGTAGCTCGCATCATATTTTCGTTTCTTGCTAGTACTCATTCTGTAATGAaagttattattagttcaatatttaagccatgttttaacatgAAATCTGTAGTTTGAACAATATTACACACTTATGCGCACTCCCACATACacaaatgcaaattatataatatataccgtAAGTCTTCATGCTCAAGCCGTGCGGCTTGTCGTTGAGcacggcttctggttcaaggtcatagaccgCGGCTAAggccattcttttaaaacttatgtggagctcagggcggcttctcgataaatgggGTCTCTGCTCAGCTCttgcgctataaccatagaatcgcattcatgatacacttttatgtacgggggtCTTGGCAACCTACTCATTTATTTTTAAGTCATGTTTaaggaatactttagactaaaaaAGAATTTATTGCTCTAAGTGGAGATGAATTATCAGTGAATTATCAATAAAGATTTTATTCAGTTTGAATTCATGACATTGAATTTTTTGGGtgctttttttgtatttttttaaaattaatttaaattccaaacaaaacttttatctatgaagatgatgaagtatgtttaactcaccacagtcataggttattaactccttttcatttttgaccggcatctttccataaacatgaagccctctaacagtgcaataaaaatctaaCTGAGACTTGGcgagtaagttcttgatgcaagggccCAGGAATTTTCATTTGAACTTGGAAGTAaatgaaaattcttttcacatgtactgatgtaacctgttttcttattcaagaggacaggggtatagcgaaacccgtctcaacaTTCTCACTCCCGAAGGGGGTCAATgatgacaaaacctcagtcattagccgcggtctgtggtaTTGTTTTATACGCGATTATAAGGGATTTATAGTTgagtccttttattatacagccaccattatcaggatacaatcaagcaagggaagaagaaaaagaattgtgggtaaaatataagttgaataataataaagacgagcagacaactctaaaacataatccaacattatctaaactactatgataaaataatatttgaacactcccacatagttttgaTAATTTCACAACAAAATAATGTATGCAAATACGAAGCGTACACCCTGTAATAATAACGTTCCTAGTTACCGGCCAGCCAGGCGTCTATCCCACATTTAACATAACACGAAGTTTCTCGAAACGAATTTTAGGTAGGGGTTTGGTGAAGATATCGGCTATCATATCATCAGTTGGACAATATTCTGTGACTATATTGTGGTTTTGGACTTCTTGTCGaatataatgatattttatATCCTTATGCTTGCTGCGCTTACTAACGTTGGTGTTGTTTGCTATGCTGATGGCCGATTGGTTGTCTATGCGGAGTACTATTGGTGGTAATGTCTCTCGAGTAATATCAACGAATAATTGCCGTAGCCAGGCTGCCTCTTTTGCAGCTTCGAAAGCTGCGATATACTCGGCTTCTGTTGAAAACAGAGCGATTGTCGATTGGCGTTTACTGAACCAGCTGATTGGCCCACTGCTAGACATAAAAACATTTCCGGATATCGAGTGTCTAGATTCGTCGTTCTCAGCCCAGTTAGCATCTGAATAATCTACGGGTTGGATGTCAGTTTTGTTGAATGTAATCCCATAGTCCATGGTGCCTTTTAAGTATCTGAGAACGCGCTTTATGGCAGTGAGGTGCGTTTGAGTCGGCATGGAATTGAATTTCGACAACACTCCCACAGAATGTGCGATGTCTGGTCGTGTAGCTGTAGATGCGTAGAGAAGGCTGCCTACGATCAATTGATATAGAGTGTGATCCACAGATTTGCTGCCGTCATCCTTCACTAGTTGTATATCTGTAGCGAACGGGGTTGCTACACTTTTGCAG
The sequence above is drawn from the Watersipora subatra chromosome 5, tzWatSuba1.1, whole genome shotgun sequence genome and encodes:
- the LOC137397380 gene encoding protein FAM200C-like; amino-acid sequence: MQGPNTDMIRFINQLNAFQAKLMNWKRKVCCGNIAMFESLNNLLDSGNLALPAEIQDEIAKHLEHIHTEFKRYFPEIPREDLDLTINPFQCEVNMVPDDCQDEFLELKFYSAAKLSFGTMSIADFWPTMSACYPKVAKIALHKLLPFVTTYLCESGFSTLLTIKSKARNRLMAQDDLRCALSETKPRIEVLCPHERQLKSQ
- the LOC137397381 gene encoding protein FAM200C-like; amino-acid sequence: MAELILRKEAEKKLAAVSLLNNTVQRKISNMANDIKNQVVQQIKLSPFGLFAIQLDESTDVASCSKLMVYACYVHNEEIKEEFLFCVPLEATTKAKDIFDVVSNFFDEVDLKWENVIGCCTDVAPAMLGTRSGFQTLVKKVSPNVKSTHCMLHRHALAVRTLPSSLSPLSHRR